The window GAACTTCAAGATTGACCCCGAAGCTCTCTCGATTCCATGGCCCGCCCCTGACTGGCGCAAAGACTTTGCAAAGCTCTTGGCGGCAACGTTCAAGCCCGACGAAACAGTTGAATTCAAGATTTCGAACACGCCATCAGGTTCTCGCGAAATAGTCTCGAAGATTATCGCGCAAGACGAAGCGCTCAAGAAAATCATGAAGCAGCTCGACGGTCCGGACGGAGCGCTCCTCACGATTAACGCAGTGAAAGGCGGCGCCGACGCGACCGACGAAAGCTGGCATTACCGTTACGTTGTCGTAGACAACCCGAAGATGACGCTCGCGAAACAGCTCGCTTACTACAAGGCCTTGAATCTCCCCTGCGCCGCCCTTGTAAACACGGGCGCAAACTCCGTGCAGGCCTGGATCAAGATTGAAGCGCATGACCAGGAAGAATACAAAGAACGCGTAGACTTCCTTTTCCAGACGCTTGAATCGCAAGGCTTTAAAGTCGATGACGGCAACCGCAATCCAAACCAGATGGTCCGCATGCCAGGCGTGCTCCGCAACGGCAAGCAACAGTACCTCATCACACTGGAACAAGGCGCCAAGAATTTCACGGAATGGCGCGAATGGGCGGAATACTCACTTGACGGAAAGCCGCTTGTAGAACTTGCTAGCGATAGCGAAGAAGCCCCGAAAAAAGACGTTACCATTATCGAGAACGTGCTCCGCGCTGGTGAATTTTTCTTGTTCACAGCCCCGCCGAAAAGCGGAAAGTCGCTTGCACTCATGGACATGGCGCTTTCCATTTGCCACGGCGAAGACTGGCTCGGCAACACGACAAATGCAAACGACGTTCTGTACATCAACTTGGAACTCACCAAGTCCGTGTTCTTGAACCGTCTCTTTTTGCTTGGCGAAAAACGCAACCTCCAGCCGAACACGCCCAAATTCGGTTTCTTGAACCTCCGCGGCACAGCGCTTACACCGCTTGAAATCGCACAGCTCATCGCAAAGCGCATCCAAGGCGCCAAGAAGCTCGAAAATCACGATTACAAGGTCGTCGTGATTGACCCGATATCTGCCGTTTTGCACAACCCGAAGTCTTCAAGACTCAGCGGCTCCCCGCACCAGATTCTGATGCAAATGGTCGATTCGATTATCGCCCTCACAGGTTGCGCCGTCGTGACTTCCACGAACATAGGCGAATACCCCTACCTCGAATCCCGCGCCGATAGCGTCATTTCGCTCACGCCGGTTGAAGGTAGCCTGAACACGTACCAGATTAAAGGCTCGTTCCGCGAATTCCCGAAGACTCTCGCCCGCGAATGCTCCTGGATTTATCCTAGATTTATAGTTTAAACATTCAACACGATTATAAAGATGTACAAACAGAACAATCGTTTTTCACGCCGCTCCGAAGGGAGCATTGCCCGTAACACCATGGGCAACAGAATCGGCAAACCCCTCGCCGGAGGCAAGTTCCACGCTTCCAGAAAATCCGATGTCCGCAAGGACGATGAACTCGAAGAAAAGAAGGCAAAGGCCGAAAAGCCTGTTGTCCGCAAAATTCTTTCGTTCGACGACATCAAGACCCAAGTTGCCGCATGGATGGAAAACGACCGCATTCCGGGAAAGTTGCAAGCCTGGTTCACCGCTGATGCAACTCCTGAGAATTCCGACTGGAGAATCGTCAAGGAATACCACGGCGCCCAGGAAAACCTGGTCATCGACGCTCCGTCCCGCGACATGAAGCCGATTGAGCTCGTGAGCCGCGTCTTGGAACAGCTCCACAAGGAACATTTGCGCATTTTCAAAAAGGCATTGCGCCAAATCTGGTTCCGCGCCACAGGCGACGGACGCTTTGCGCTCCTCGTACAAGTGAACGTCAAAGGCAAGATTTCGGCACACGGCTACAAGACATTCGTCGACTTTATCGAACGCAACTGCCCCGAAGTTATCAGCTGCCACCAGATCCAGTGCTTGCCGGACCGTCTCTTTGACCCTGCCGATGCCCAGGGCATGAAGGTCGAAGCCAAGTGTTCCTTCGGCAGTAGCTTTATGCCGATTGCATCGACCGGCTTTAGTATGCACGTTCTCGACTGGACGCCGCGCATCAAGGATGCATGGCTCAACCTCCCTGTTCGCATCAAGGACGCCATCCACCCGAACCGCGAAGACCGTTTCTTTGAATTCTGCTCCGGCTCCTCTTACGTTTCGGCATCGCTCGCCCCATTCTTCAAGCAAGTCGAATCGCTCGACTGCCGCGAAGTGGCGATGCAGTCTTCCAAGCTGAACATCCGCAATGTCGCAACGCAAAACATGCGTTTCCACCGTAGCCACCTGGACGCCAATTTCGTCTCGAAATTCTTCTCAAAGAGCGATAACGCCGAAGGCCGCTGGACGTTCTACCTCAATCTGAGCGCAAACGACACGTTGACATCGGAAATGATCCTCACGCTCGCCGGTTCCCGCCCCGAACGCATCCTTTTGCAGACCGGGAATCTCGAAACCGCCTCCAAGGCCATCAAGGCTTTCCGTAACGAGGGCTATATGCTCCGCAAGAACATCCCGCTCTACATGGAACCGGGCCGTGGCACCTTCGAAATTCTCTTCTTGTTCGTGCCGGATAGAGTAGGCATTTTGGGCCAGAACCCCGCCCTTGCACACCGTTCTCGCAATATCCAGCGTCCGAAAGAACGCCCCATGCGCTCGAATTCGTCGGATATTCCGCATTTTGTGCAAAAAACGCCCTCTTTTAAGCAAAGAAAAGATTAAATTATTTAACAAATACCAAAATTTTGCTTAGGGAATAGTATGCGATTTTTAAAATGTGCTTCGATCTGTCTTGGTCTTTCGGCTCTGATTGCATCTGCCTACGTGGTTAAAAAAGGCGATACCCTCTGGGACTTGAGCGCCGAGTTTTTAAACGATCCGTTCGCATGGCCGGACCTCTGGGAAAACAATAGGCACATTGAAGACCCGCACTGGATTTATCCGGGCGACTCCATCTATTTAGGCGAGGGCATCAAGGACGACGGTTACCGTCTCCCGAAAACAAGACCGTGCGAAGGTGCGGTTGCCGATTCCAACTTGCCCAAGGGTATTACCTCTGTCGGTTGTGACGAACGTGACGCCCGCAACGGAGACTTCGAGAACATGCTCGGCAACCTCCGCGACAAGGACAAGAAGCACAAGACGAAAAAGGCCGCAGACACTTACCTTTACAAGAAGCGCCCGGCTCCGAAGATTTTCAACGGCTACTACCAGATTTTGGCCCCAGAAATCTACTCCATTGATTCCATCAAGAAGGACCAGCGTTTCTTCTCCATCCGCTCCGGAGAAAAGAAGGAACCCATCATCCACATTCCTGAATCCGAAGTCATCGTAGGCATTGGCAGCAAGACAAACGCAAGCCTCAAGAAGGGTGACCTTGTCGAAATTTTGGAAGCACGAGCCATTGAAGTCCCGACCCACAAGGGCAAGAGCTTTGACAACTACGCACTGGTAAGGCTTACCGGTTATGCAAAGATTACCGCCATTGGCGATACTCTTTCCAGAGCAAAAATTGTCCAGAGCTTCAGGGAAATCAAGATGGACCATTCCAAGGCCCGCTTAAAGCAGCCCCTCAACATTTTGAACGTCACTGGTTACACCGCAGTCCCAGAAGCCAAGATCGAAGAAATGGCAATGCTCCGCTATACCATGGACCCGATGCTCATCATTGGCGCTTACGCCTACGTTCTAGTCGACAAGGGCGAAAACCAGGGCTTCAACACGGGTAACGCCATTGCCATCTGGGAAGAAGACAAGTCCGATGCAAGCCTCCCGCCGAGACTCCTTGGCCGCGGTATCATTGCAAGAGCTACCCCGAATGAATCTACGGTTCTCGTTCGCGAAGTCTATTCGAACAGCCGCCGTATTGAAGTTGGACACAAGGTATCCATAACACATCAGGCAAACTTGGCACAGTGACTAAGAACTTATTGATTATCATCGGTGTTGCGATTTCACTTTTGGCCATTCTCATGGCAGGAAGTGTTCTTATACTGATTTTTCCTGAATTGTCGGCGCATATTCCATTTTAAGGAAATGGACGCCAATGCGGATATCTCGTAGCAATCTTCTCTTTCTTTCCTTTTTTGCAGGGGGAATTGTCCTACCCACGGCAATTCTCTCGTTCTTGAGCGTTAGAAACATCCAGAACGAAGCGTTCCTTGCACAAAAGAACTTCAGCGAAAGCGTTGCGACTTTCCGCGAGCAATGCGAATCGACCATCAGCAAGGAACAGAGCAAGATTTTCCAGGAAGTCAAGTCGGCATCGCTGTACCTTTATGAACAGCCCCATAGCCTTTTGGACTTCGGAAACGCAACGCAGTTCAAGACCGTAAACGGCATCGAGGCGATGTTCCTGTACAACAATGGGACCCTCATCTACCCCGACATTTCGTCCAAGCACTTTTCAAAGACTTCGGACTTTTCGAACAGTATCGCAAGTTCGTTCGAACGGATGCTGTTCCGTGAAGAAGTCACATCGGCTATGCCTCAGCCGGTGAGCCTCTCGCGGTCGGCACGCCAGCTGCATTTTTCGTTTGAGTCCATCGACGACCAGATCCAGAACATCCTTGGACTTGTGCGCATCGCTTACAAGACCAAGGACTACGACGAAGCACTCCGCCTCTTGAACATTCTCGAGGAGCACCCGCACCAGCAGGGCTACCTCCACTCGGACCTCACGCGTTCGGTCAACTTGTTGCACTTCGAGATTCTCGTCGCGCAAAAGAAGCACAAAGAAGCCGAAGACTACACGCTCGCCGTGTTAAACCAGTTTTTGCAGAGCGAAAACATCGAGAATCTGCCATCGGCAAGATTCTTCTTCGAAACGGCATTCACTCAAATTCTCTCCTTTGAAAACTTGAGCCAGGAAAAACGCGAAGCGTTCTGGAACTTGCGCGAGAACTTCAACCGCCAGCTCGGTTACATGGACATATTCTTCAACAACAAGGAAATTGTCCAATCGCTCCTGAATAAAGAAACGACGTCCAAGAACGGCATCGACATCATGAGCGACAACAAGTCGACATTCATCAAGATGAGCTACCCAATCCTTTCGGGCGACCAGGTCGTGCTTGCCAAGGTGAACATCGAAGAATACCGCGAACGCATGCGTTCCAAGCTCAAGACATCGGCCCAAGGCTGGAAAGGCATTCCCTATTCCATTACCGAAGGTCCCGACAAGGCGCTTATTCTGGGGCATGTTTCGGACAGTTCCGCAGTCCTCACGCAAGTCACTCTAGACAAAGTTATTTCATGGAACTTGACCTTGTACGAGAAAGGCTTAAGCGAAATCAAGAAGGATACCCGCAAGCGCATGTTCCTCATGTACGGGCTTCTGTCGTTCTCGCTCATTACCGTGTTGCTCGGTTCCATCGTGATGTTTAGATTCCTCACGCAAGAACACAAGCTTTTAGCCATGAAGGCGAACTTCCTTTCGAGCGTGTCGCATGAGCTCAAGACTCCGCTTACCTCCATCAAGATGTTTGCCGAAATGATGGCCCGCGGGCGCGTGCAAAAAGTCGAAAAAGTGCAGGAATACTCAGGCCTTATCGGCAAAGAAGCGACCCGCCTCGAAAACCTCATTGGCGCTATCCTGAACTACACGCGCATGGAACACGGCAAGGGCGGTTTCCATTGGGAAAAGCTCGACTTCTCGGCTTGCGTGCAGAAGGTTTTTGACAACGTAGAAGACATCGGCGTAGAAAAGGGCCTGATATTCCATACAAAAATTGAGCCAAGCTTGTTTATAATTGGCGATTACACAGCCCTTTACAGCTTGGTGCAAAACCTTATCGAAAACGCGATTAAGTACACAAACGCTCCAGGCGACATCACCATAACAGTCGCCCCCGACGAAGACAGAGTCGTTTTCTCCGTGGCAGATACCGGCATAGGCATCCCGTCTTCGGAACAAAAAAATATATTTAATGATTTTTATAGAGTCGGTGACGAAATGACTCGCAGCACAAAAGGCTCCGGGCTTGGGCTTGCAATCGTGAAGCGCGTTGCAGAAACGCACAAGGCAACCATTTCACTCACCAGTAAGCCCGGCAAGGGCTCCACTTTCACCGTACGATTCAAAAAGGCAGAATGATTATGCAACAACACAGAATTCTCATTGTTGAAGACGAAGAAATCATCCGGCTTGGGCTCCAGGACAACTTCGAGCTCGAAAACTACGAAGTCGAAACGGCATGCGACGGCGAAGAAGCTATCGCAAAGACAGATTCGTTCCAGCCGCACCTCATCTTGCTGGACGTGATGCTCCCCAAGAAGAGCGGTTTTGAAGTCTGCCGAATCATCCGCAAGAAGCATCCGGAATGCATCATCATCATGCTCACCGCCAAGACCGAAGAAACGAGCAAGGTCGCAGGGCTTGATATGGGCGCCGATGACTACGTGACTAAGCCGTTCTCGATTCTGGAACTTTTAGCACGCGTGAAGGCGTTCCTCCGCCGAATTGACTTGCAGGCACAAGCAACACCGACAAAGCAACTCGCCTCCGTCGACGCCATTGACTTTGCCGACATCCACCTGGATTTCAAGAAGTTCATCGCCACCAAGGGCGGAGTTCCGCTGGAACTTTCCACAAGGGAATTCCAAATTCTCAAATATTTCTGGCAGCGCCGTGGCGAAGTCGTCTTGCGCGAAGACCTGTTACAAGACCTCTGGGGCTATACCCCCGAAAACATGCCGTCCACCCGCACGATTGACAACCACATCGTGAATCTGAGACGCAAGCTGGAAGACGACCAGGCAAACCCGAAAATCATCCTTTCTATCCGCGGAGCAGGCTACAAGTTCGATGCGTAATACTTGGCAAAAAGAAAACGTTTTCAAGGCGTGGATTATTACAGTCCTCGCCCTCTGTTCGCTGTTTTCTAGCCAAGCTTTTGCAAGCAAGATGGCCTCCCAGCTTCAGGAAGCCATCTACCTTTTCGAAATGAAAGGTGAAGTTGACGAATCGATTCGCCAGCTCGAAAAGATTTCGCGCCAAGGCGATGACGACGACAAGGAAGCCGCATTTTTCTATCTCGGGAAAATTTACGACCTTGCCAACAACAGGGCTCAGTCAAACCATTTCTACAGCCGTAGCCAAGGTTTTACCCATAACACGAGCAAGGCCTATTGGCTTGCAGGCCGTGACGCCGCCACAAACTACGCCCCGGAAAGGCTCCTGCAAAAAGTTATCCCGCTCCGTAGTCCCATCCGCAAGTTCTTCCCAGGCAAAAACGCCAACATTCTTTTCGAAAACGGCCACATCGCCAAAATCGAAAGCGGGATGGTCATCGAAATTGCAGCAAAGCTGAAAGAAGGAAGCCACCTGCTGCACATCAATTCCGATGGAATGTGGTACCAGAATTCTTCGCGCGATTCCGTCTTTTTCAAGCCCCACAACTCCCCGAATCAGATTATCTCGTTCGAGGTCAAGAACATTTCGCAATTTACATCCGTAAACGGAACCGCCATAGCCATTAACGAAAAAGGCTTCTACATCCTTGACCGTAAAGGCTCCATAATCAAAGGCAACACCGACTATACCTCTTGCCAGTTGCAAAACGAACAATTCATCAACGACAACTTTATCGTCAACTGCACCGATAACGCGCTCCACTTTATTTCGGCAAGTTCAGCCACCGAATCGTTTACCATCGCGCAGTACGACATCATCCAAAAGTCATTTGTTTACAAGAACAACATCTATCTTGTCTCCGGAAACGAACTGTTCTGCTATTCGCTACAAAACATCAAGTCCCCGCTCTGGAAAGTTGCCATCGGGAACATCGAAAGCATTCAGGCGTTCGAGAACAACATCGTCACGCTTGAAGCCTCCGGAAAAATCACCTTATATGACAGGAATACAGGCGCCATACTTTCAAGCGTTCGCGCAAACGCCTCAAACATTTACTCGCTCGCCCAAGGGACGCTCGGACTTTTTTCGAACGAAGGTTCGGTCATCACGGTCGACACGCTACTCCGCCCGCTATGGGGATTCAACCTGGCGAAAGCTCCCATGACAGAGCCCATCGCCAAAAGTCGCTTTATCTACATTCCCTTCGATAATAAAAAGATTTACGCCATCGATGCGCACTACTACGGTCAACGCCCGCTGTACTCCAGCAAGCTTGCATCACAGGCAGTGCACATGGCAAAGCGAAAGCAGTGGGATAACATTTCTCCCATTCTCGATTCCATCATCAAGAACGAGCCCGGTAACGCCGAAGCGCATTTTTTAAAAGCGTTCAGCCTGGAACAACATGAAGTTTCAGAAAAAGAACGGCAAAAAGCATGGGCAGAAGCCGTGAGACTCTCCACCGGCAGCCCTCAAATTGCACGCATCGTCTTAAAGTATTACAGCAGGGTCATCGGCGCAAGCTTTGCAAGCCAGCTAAACGTTTCGCCCAAGACTATGTACCCGCAACTGTTCGGTTCAAAAAAGAACCTGTACACAGTTGACCCCGCCACAGAACAACTCATCTGCATCAATGTCGAAACAGGCAAACAGCGCTGGAGCAAGCACATCGGAAAAATCGGCAACGCACCCGTCATCCAGTCCGATGAAAATTCCATCGTCATTTCGACCGGCTATCAAATGAACATCTACGACATGAACAAAGACTTGTTCAACAAGCCGCTCCAACTCCCAGGCAAGGCGTTCAACTTCACGATGACCGGAGACTTCATTTACGCCTCGACGTGGAACGGATTCTTGCTCAAGATTTCCCGTACGACAAACAACATCGTCTGGTCACGCAAAGTCTATTCCATGCCTTTCCATGTCGTCAAAATCAACCGTAGCCTCCAGCTGTGCAATCTCGATGGAGAACTCATGCGCCTCAATGACGACAACGGGCAAACCATCGATTACTCGACAAACAAGGTTCAAGTCAACATTACCGCAATGGACGGGATCGATTCTACGCTGGTGCTCGTCTCTAGCACAAACAAGTTATTCCTGCAAAACACCAAGCGCAAGGACTTCAGCCCAACCCAGGTGCTTATGGAAAATCCCATCGTCTCGATGCAGGTATTCCGCGACCAGAATGAAGACAAAATCATCATCTCGCTTTCGGACCAGTCCATTCTCCTTTATTCAAGCATAGGCACGCCGCTCTGGAAGTTCCCAGGAAAGAAGTCCATTTTCTCCAAGCCGTTTATCTATGACGGTAAAGCCTGGATTGACCAAGGAAACGAAATCATTGCGATCTCTATAAAGACTGGCAAGGTCGTAAAGACGTTCAACACGCCCGGCGGAGCAGGAACCCCGTTTATCCTGAACCACACATTGTTTAGCGCCTCCCCCAAGCGCGTTCTCTATGGTTTTCCGCTATAAACCACCGCTATAGCTATTAGTAAACTAAATTTTAGTGGTCACTTTTTTAAAAACTCACTAAATTTACCCAATCAAGTTGTTCAGGGAAACTATGAGTGTTCATTTTAAGAAATTAACTTCTTTGTGCTACCTATCCATAGCGGTTGCGTTTATGGCAGCAGGTTGCAAGGACGAAGTTTCTAAAAATCCCAAGCCTCAAGTTTCCGATTATCCTCGTAACGAAACGCTTTATATCGGCGGTTTTGACTGGGCTCCCCCCACGACGTTCAATCCGCTCGATCCAGACCCGAACTTCCCTTCTGACGGCAACATCCGCCTGATGTACGAGTCGCTCCTCGCCTATAACCAGCTCACGGGAAATCTAGACCCGATGCTAGCCGATTCGTACAGCCAGACCGATTCGAGCATTACCGTGCACCTGGACACAAGGGCCAAGTGGAACAACGGAGAACCAGTCACTCCTGAAGATGTCATTTATTCGTTCAGGATAGATTCAATCCTCCCGACATCCCACCACAACAACTGGAAGCACATCAAGACCATCTCCGCCGACAGCGAAAACCACATCACGTTCCATCTCGCCGCGAACAGGAACCCGCTCATGGTCCTGAACGCCATCACCGAGACATCAATCCTCCCCAAGTCGGTCTTTGAACCGTTAATCAAGTCTGCCAAGACCGGAAAGACCTACAACATGGAGAAGATTTTAATTTTCAAGAACGAGAACAAGCCCATCGCTTCGGGACCATACATCCTCAAAAACTACGCCCCCGACCAGATTGTGCTCGAACGCGTTGAAAATTACTGGCGTACAAGCAAGTACGGAGGCAAGAAACCCGCCCCCAAGTACATCATCCACCCGATTTACGACGGGAACGACAATTTCAACAATGCGATGGTCCGCGGGAATCTCGACGTATCCTCCATTTATCTCCCGAGAATCTGGGAAAAGACAAAGGACAGCATCCGCGCCTGGAGCCGTGTCGAGCCGTACCACCTTCCATCAACGATAACGGCCCTAGTCATCGCCACCACAAAGGAACCGTTCAACAACGTAAACTTTAGACGCGCCCTCGCCCACGCTATCGACTTCGAAAAAATCAAGGCACGCGCCGTTTCGAACTACACCCCGCCCATACAGCCTGGGTTCATCCTCCCCTTCGGTCCCGAAAAGAAGTACTTCTATAAGGAAGATGCCGACGAGTTCGGTTACGGTTACAACACCGAAAAGGCTCGCGAGATTCTCGCAGAAGCAGGTTTCTCCTGGAACGAAGAAGGTAAGCTCCTCGACAAGAAGAAAAAGCCCGTCCGGAGCCTCTCCATTGAATGCCCGCAAGGCTGGACAGACTGGATTGAAGCCATTAACGTCATTATCGAATCCTTCGAAGAAATTGGCATTACCGCCGTCCCCAAGATTGTCGATTACGGGATTTGGGACATGGACCTCCGCCGTGGCACATTTGACCTAGCCATGAAGACTCCGCCATCCGAGAACTCGATCGCTAATCCGTGGAACAGGTTCTACCAGATGCTTAACAGCACAGCAAGCAAGCCTGTCGGCGAAGAATCTTACGCAAACCAGGGACGCTTCCAAGATGACGAAATCAACCAGCTTTTAAACGACATTCCGACCATTTCGGACGAAGATTCCCTCACGCAGGCCTACCGCGAGCTCAACAAGCTGTTTATGCAGACAGTCCCTGTGCTCCCCCTCATGTACAGGCCCGCAACATTCTATCAGTTCTCGACCAAGCACTGGACAAACTTTCCGACTGAAGAAAACCCGTATGCCCCACCCAACAACCTGATTGTTGCGACCGGGGTGAGCGCCCTATGGGAAATTGTACCTGTCAAACCACAGGGTAATCAATAAAAAAGCTACATTTCGCCGTAAAAAAATTATCTTTAGCAGACCAACTCAAGGAGTATATCGTGGGAAAATTACGTTTTGTTTTGCCAAATACTTTTACTAGCCTGAACTTTTTGCTCGGTGTATTTTCCATCTGCTGGACAACCGGTGCATTCAGTTCTTTTAGTTCGGCAGACCAAATCCGCATGGGTGCCTACTTTGTCATGTTGTGTGCCCTTTTTGATAAGCTCGATGGCTTTGCCGCCCGCCTCGTGAACGCCAGTTCCGAATTCGGCGCTCAGTTCGATAGCCTTGCTGACTTGGTGGCTTTCGGCCTCGCCCCTGCATTCTGCGTTTTCTTCACCTACAAGATTTACGCACCGGAATGGTTCCAGAACCATGGGCTCCTGATGACGGTTGCACTTGCCGTTTACGTACTCTGTGCAGCCATGCGCCTCGCCAAGTACAACGCTTGCGACTCTGACACGTACCACCACCATTTCTCCGGCCTCCCTTCCACCTTTGCAGGCATGGTCAATGCAACTCTCATCGTGTTCCTCATGACCAAGGGCGTTTTCACAGACTCCAGCACGTTCCTCTTCTGGCTCCCGATTATCGTGTTTGTAGCCACAGGATTTTTGATGGTAAGCCCGTTGTTCCTCCCGAAACTCCAGCCGCGCAAGAACAAGGCATTCAACATTTTCCAGATTGTGCTGATTTTGCTCACCTACGTTGCCGGTATCCTCTTCTACAACCCGAAGGTGCCGTTCATTCTTGAATACTTACTGATTCTTGGCGGTAGCTACATGGTGATTGGTTTTGCCGTAGGCATCATCTACCGCAAGCAGATTATCGAAGAAGCTAAGGCCTCTAAGAAGTAGTGTTAGTCGCTAGTCACTGGTCTCTAGCCTTTAGTTTGAATTTATGCCCGCCGCGAGCGGGTTTTTCTTTTTGGAGATTATAGAAGCGTTTTAGAGCGACGACTGATGTTCCAAGAATTCCGCGAACGTACGACCATAGCGGTCAAACAGTTGCTCGAGAGACATGCGCGGGAGTTCTAGCGTCACGCATTCCAAGTTTCGTTCACCGCACCACGTCCCGAAGCTCCCCGGCGTCTTGTACCCAATATCCGGCAACCAAGGCAAGTTAAATGCCTCCATCACGCCTTCAACAAGCGTTGTCTTTTGCGGAGCATCAACGCAGCCCATCGGAGCATGCATCGCAAGCACGCTCACAGGCTTCAGCTTTTCAATTAACGCAACAAGCGCTTGCGTTTCCGGTTCGCTCCCCGCAAATGCACCCGGCGATAAAAGCGTATCGCGAGGCGCTTCGAGAATCGAGCGCGAACCGACCTTTTCCGTCGAGAAGTTTTGCGTCTTGAAATTGCGGTTCAAGTCCACGCCATTGGCGTTCCCACGCGTTCCAAGAGCGACACCATCCGGATTGGCGCACAAAATAAAAGCAATAGAATCAAAAGGTTCATCAAAAGCACGGAGCACGCGACTCAGGAGGAACGTCGTCTCCGGCTCTTCGCCGTGAATCCCCGCCATTACAAGCAACTTGCATTCGCTCTTGCACGGGTAGTACAGCAGCGGAGCGCCCAACACAGAGCGCCCATATTCAAGAGAAGGCAACCGGATAATACCGCGGGATTCGGGAGATAGAAACATAATAGGAACCGTAAGTTACTAGTAACTCAGAACTGCGGCAAAGCCGTTCATCAAACAAAGTAAGGATAGATATATTCCTCCGCAAGCTGCGGGAGATTCGCCAACACAACGCGTTTGCATTCCATGTCCGAGCGTTCATAAATGC of the Fibrobacter sp. UWB2 genome contains:
- a CDS encoding AAA family ATPase, whose protein sequence is MENGKKILNDFVKSKFADQNELKKALFQAGVAALDEGWTFMDATFQLGGKARDEGLSADDVEKILRNAFSEEKRRTEREAEQKAAAQAAAQPAQAPQAQAAQAQPGMAPGYAAMGPTVISPISATMMQQMIALGLDNQSLELLQNFKIDPEALSIPWPAPDWRKDFAKLLAATFKPDETVEFKISNTPSGSREIVSKIIAQDEALKKIMKQLDGPDGALLTINAVKGGADATDESWHYRYVVVDNPKMTLAKQLAYYKALNLPCAALVNTGANSVQAWIKIEAHDQEEYKERVDFLFQTLESQGFKVDDGNRNPNQMVRMPGVLRNGKQQYLITLEQGAKNFTEWREWAEYSLDGKPLVELASDSEEAPKKDVTIIENVLRAGEFFLFTAPPKSGKSLALMDMALSICHGEDWLGNTTNANDVLYINLELTKSVFLNRLFLLGEKRNLQPNTPKFGFLNLRGTALTPLEIAQLIAKRIQGAKKLENHDYKVVVIDPISAVLHNPKSSRLSGSPHQILMQMVDSIIALTGCAVVTSTNIGEYPYLESRADSVISLTPVEGSLNTYQIKGSFREFPKTLARECSWIYPRFIV
- a CDS encoding ABC transporter substrate-binding protein, whose translation is MAAGCKDEVSKNPKPQVSDYPRNETLYIGGFDWAPPTTFNPLDPDPNFPSDGNIRLMYESLLAYNQLTGNLDPMLADSYSQTDSSITVHLDTRAKWNNGEPVTPEDVIYSFRIDSILPTSHHNNWKHIKTISADSENHITFHLAANRNPLMVLNAITETSILPKSVFEPLIKSAKTGKTYNMEKILIFKNENKPIASGPYILKNYAPDQIVLERVENYWRTSKYGGKKPAPKYIIHPIYDGNDNFNNAMVRGNLDVSSIYLPRIWEKTKDSIRAWSRVEPYHLPSTITALVIATTKEPFNNVNFRRALAHAIDFEKIKARAVSNYTPPIQPGFILPFGPEKKYFYKEDADEFGYGYNTEKAREILAEAGFSWNEEGKLLDKKKKPVRSLSIECPQGWTDWIEAINVIIESFEEIGITAVPKIVDYGIWDMDLRRGTFDLAMKTPPSENSIANPWNRFYQMLNSTASKPVGEESYANQGRFQDDEINQLLNDIPTISDEDSLTQAYRELNKLFMQTVPVLPLMYRPATFYQFSTKHWTNFPTEENPYAPPNNLIVATGVSALWEIVPVKPQGNQ
- a CDS encoding phosphatidylcholine/phosphatidylserine synthase; this encodes MGKLRFVLPNTFTSLNFLLGVFSICWTTGAFSSFSSADQIRMGAYFVMLCALFDKLDGFAARLVNASSEFGAQFDSLADLVAFGLAPAFCVFFTYKIYAPEWFQNHGLLMTVALAVYVLCAAMRLAKYNACDSDTYHHHFSGLPSTFAGMVNATLIVFLMTKGVFTDSSTFLFWLPIIVFVATGFLMVSPLFLPKLQPRKNKAFNIFQIVLILLTYVAGILFYNPKVPFILEYLLILGGSYMVIGFAVGIIYRKQIIEEAKASKK
- a CDS encoding cell wall metabolism sensor histidine kinase WalK, yielding MSVRNIQNEAFLAQKNFSESVATFREQCESTISKEQSKIFQEVKSASLYLYEQPHSLLDFGNATQFKTVNGIEAMFLYNNGTLIYPDISSKHFSKTSDFSNSIASSFERMLFREEVTSAMPQPVSLSRSARQLHFSFESIDDQIQNILGLVRIAYKTKDYDEALRLLNILEEHPHQQGYLHSDLTRSVNLLHFEILVAQKKHKEAEDYTLAVLNQFLQSENIENLPSARFFFETAFTQILSFENLSQEKREAFWNLRENFNRQLGYMDIFFNNKEIVQSLLNKETTSKNGIDIMSDNKSTFIKMSYPILSGDQVVLAKVNIEEYRERMRSKLKTSAQGWKGIPYSITEGPDKALILGHVSDSSAVLTQVTLDKVISWNLTLYEKGLSEIKKDTRKRMFLMYGLLSFSLITVLLGSIVMFRFLTQEHKLLAMKANFLSSVSHELKTPLTSIKMFAEMMARGRVQKVEKVQEYSGLIGKEATRLENLIGAILNYTRMEHGKGGFHWEKLDFSACVQKVFDNVEDIGVEKGLIFHTKIEPSLFIIGDYTALYSLVQNLIENAIKYTNAPGDITITVAPDEDRVVFSVADTGIGIPSSEQKNIFNDFYRVGDEMTRSTKGSGLGLAIVKRVAETHKATISLTSKPGKGSTFTVRFKKAE
- a CDS encoding response regulator transcription factor, which encodes MQQHRILIVEDEEIIRLGLQDNFELENYEVETACDGEEAIAKTDSFQPHLILLDVMLPKKSGFEVCRIIRKKHPECIIIMLTAKTEETSKVAGLDMGADDYVTKPFSILELLARVKAFLRRIDLQAQATPTKQLASVDAIDFADIHLDFKKFIATKGGVPLELSTREFQILKYFWQRRGEVVLREDLLQDLWGYTPENMPSTRTIDNHIVNLRRKLEDDQANPKIILSIRGAGYKFDA
- a CDS encoding LysM peptidoglycan-binding domain-containing protein, translating into MRFLKCASICLGLSALIASAYVVKKGDTLWDLSAEFLNDPFAWPDLWENNRHIEDPHWIYPGDSIYLGEGIKDDGYRLPKTRPCEGAVADSNLPKGITSVGCDERDARNGDFENMLGNLRDKDKKHKTKKAADTYLYKKRPAPKIFNGYYQILAPEIYSIDSIKKDQRFFSIRSGEKKEPIIHIPESEVIVGIGSKTNASLKKGDLVEILEARAIEVPTHKGKSFDNYALVRLTGYAKITAIGDTLSRAKIVQSFREIKMDHSKARLKQPLNILNVTGYTAVPEAKIEEMAMLRYTMDPMLIIGAYAYVLVDKGENQGFNTGNAIAIWEEDKSDASLPPRLLGRGIIARATPNESTVLVREVYSNSRRIEVGHKVSITHQANLAQ